In one window of Opitutus sp. GAS368 DNA:
- a CDS encoding thioredoxin family protein: MKSLLATLCSLAFASAAVAADTHAKGAEPAHISQGQTVNLADYVVPGKTTIFDFTSKYCGPCQAYNEPLAQLHRQREDVAVVKVDINRPEATRIDWQSPVAQEFGLHSIPHFKVYGPDGTLIAEDKLVIGPDGRPTSRDAKGRDMVNRMIEQLK, translated from the coding sequence ATGAAATCCCTCCTCGCCACCCTCTGCTCCCTGGCTTTTGCCTCCGCCGCTGTCGCCGCCGACACCCACGCCAAGGGGGCCGAGCCCGCCCACATCTCGCAGGGCCAGACGGTCAACCTCGCCGACTATGTCGTGCCCGGCAAGACGACCATCTTCGACTTCACCAGCAAGTATTGCGGCCCCTGCCAGGCTTACAACGAGCCCCTGGCCCAGCTGCACCGGCAGCGCGAGGACGTCGCGGTCGTGAAGGTGGACATCAACCGGCCCGAGGCCACCCGGATTGACTGGCAGTCACCGGTCGCGCAGGAGTTCGGCCTGCATAGCATCCCCCACTTCAAGGTCTACGGCCCGGACGGCACGCTCATCGCCGAGGACAAGCTGGTCATCGGGCCCGACGGCCGGCCGACCAGTCGCGACGCCAAGGGCCGCGACATGGTGAACCGGATGATCGAGCAGCTGAAGTGA
- a CDS encoding L,D-transpeptidase produces MMRRLLLPAGFCLGLTLAAQTTPAGPVRPEDTPAQPAAAPAEAAPAGPPVANWIEAQVELHRRGFSCGSIDGLRGAQTAEALKAFQRNEGLSETGELDKATLTLLLLTAPVYTTHTFTAEELARLEPVPDTWLGKSQRPELYYATALELIGEQYHANPKFLRALNPDFNWDDILPGATVKVPAVAPFTSPLKVARIHIRLADHVLEATTEEGQIVLHCPVSIARNVDKRPVGELHVIVVAPNPDYTWDPEVFSESPEAKELGRKLIIPPGPNNPVGLAWIGLDRTGYGMHGTPEPEKVGRTESHGCFRLANWDAVALLALVHIGLPVVVEP; encoded by the coding sequence ATGATGCGCCGTCTGCTGCTCCCCGCCGGTTTCTGCCTCGGCCTGACGCTGGCCGCGCAGACCACCCCGGCCGGCCCTGTCCGGCCCGAGGACACTCCCGCGCAGCCCGCCGCCGCGCCGGCGGAAGCGGCCCCGGCCGGCCCGCCCGTCGCCAACTGGATCGAGGCCCAGGTGGAGCTGCACCGCCGGGGATTCTCCTGCGGCTCGATCGACGGCCTGCGCGGGGCGCAGACCGCCGAGGCGCTGAAGGCCTTCCAACGCAACGAGGGTCTGAGCGAGACCGGCGAGCTCGACAAGGCGACCCTGACCCTCCTGCTCCTCACCGCCCCCGTCTATACCACCCACACCTTCACCGCGGAGGAGCTCGCCCGCCTCGAGCCCGTGCCCGACACCTGGCTCGGCAAATCGCAGCGCCCGGAGCTCTACTACGCCACGGCCTTGGAATTGATCGGCGAACAATACCACGCCAACCCGAAGTTCCTCCGCGCGCTGAACCCGGATTTCAACTGGGATGACATCCTGCCCGGCGCCACGGTCAAGGTGCCGGCGGTCGCGCCGTTCACCAGCCCGCTCAAGGTGGCACGTATCCATATCCGCCTCGCCGATCATGTGCTCGAGGCCACCACGGAGGAAGGGCAGATTGTTCTGCACTGCCCGGTGAGCATCGCGCGCAACGTCGACAAGCGCCCCGTCGGCGAGCTGCATGTGATCGTCGTGGCGCCCAACCCCGATTACACGTGGGATCCCGAGGTGTTCAGCGAGTCGCCCGAGGCGAAGGAACTGGGCCGCAAGCTCATCATCCCGCCCGGCCCGAACAATCCCGTGGGCCTCGCCTGGATCGGCCTGGACCGCACCGGTTACGGCATGCACGGCACGCCCGAGCCCGAAAAGGTCGGCCGGACCGAGTCGCATGGCTGCTTCCGCCTGGCCAACTGGGACGCCGTCGCCCTGCTGGCCCTCGTGCACATCGGGCTGCCCGTTGTGGTCGAGCCCTGA
- a CDS encoding YMGG-like glycine zipper-containing protein: MNTKTPILLAALAASTLFSGCVDTGPNTQRGAVGGAALGAVLGAIIGNNSGHGNGAQGAAIGAVAGAIAGGTLGNANDHEQGTIYRSEREATTNVVVSEPPPPPPPPTVREEVVYERPYEEAVWIRGYWSYAGGGRYVWVEGHWVRPPERARTYVAPHWRRDRGSYVYVEGYWRG; this comes from the coding sequence ATGAATACCAAGACACCCATTCTTCTGGCCGCCCTGGCGGCTTCCACCCTGTTCAGCGGTTGCGTCGACACGGGACCGAACACGCAGCGCGGCGCCGTCGGCGGCGCGGCCTTGGGCGCGGTCCTCGGCGCGATCATCGGCAATAATTCCGGGCACGGCAACGGTGCCCAAGGCGCGGCCATCGGTGCGGTGGCGGGCGCCATCGCCGGCGGCACGCTGGGCAATGCCAACGACCACGAGCAGGGCACCATTTACCGCTCCGAGCGGGAGGCCACCACCAACGTCGTGGTCTCGGAACCGCCGCCCCCGCCGCCGCCCCCGACCGTGCGCGAGGAGGTTGTCTATGAGCGGCCGTATGAGGAGGCGGTGTGGATCAGGGGCTACTGGAGCTATGCCGGCGGTGGACGCTATGTCTGGGTCGAGGGCCATTGGGTGCGTCCGCCGGAGCGGGCCCGCACCTACGTCGCCCCGCATTGGCGGCGCGATCGCGGCAGTTACGTCTACGTGGAAGGTTACTGGCGCGGCTGA